A single Pseudomonas putida DNA region contains:
- a CDS encoding DUF6861 domain-containing protein — protein MDLLTNIPSWGDIERNLEQKFSELNQSVDSGLNSAHEAWDGFSRRVSNGANQAYGYLGGQRIDNVRQAMALSYPIIQDNLKRKWSSIGIEQILPVLLQLVKEVSMILGGSVAVGSLAGGVAGAFAFGVGAAPGAVAGAGIGLQVGNLILMGLGLSAIAEYFYQGLPACLSTLQQGMATAWFAEDGLKPAGLDPTGGSSAQAQERVERAARQLARGQEQLVLLLLTAIVTYLTRGQLKAGIVSSAESIATRSARLQAEISNKQLAAWLAKNEQKLLANPELQVKEATPLKPAEPETLREFYSKQDPNFTSMEDQIKKVSTFETKGLSNAQIEDFLNTADGEKLLSKLQAAAPDADATTIYSRAFDQVASGSTIPEVKMIDSALVKIVPEGQGVSPYSPFFTTHEELQAAARSGKTLADSFGLPLGSESTRYSIFEMSPLQPTEVFVSKVAPTTELGGAISRSGEAMQYLTPNRGEWGTPKLMGTISN, from the coding sequence ATGGATCTTTTGACCAACATCCCCAGCTGGGGAGACATCGAGCGCAATCTCGAGCAGAAATTCAGCGAGCTCAACCAGAGCGTCGACAGCGGCCTGAACAGCGCCCACGAAGCCTGGGACGGGTTCAGCCGCCGAGTGAGCAATGGCGCCAATCAGGCCTATGGCTACCTGGGTGGCCAGCGCATCGACAACGTACGCCAGGCCATGGCCCTGTCCTACCCGATCATCCAGGACAACCTCAAGCGCAAGTGGTCTTCCATCGGCATCGAGCAGATCCTGCCGGTACTGCTGCAGCTGGTCAAAGAAGTGTCGATGATCCTCGGTGGCAGCGTGGCGGTGGGCTCGCTCGCTGGTGGCGTGGCCGGGGCCTTTGCTTTTGGCGTCGGCGCGGCGCCGGGCGCTGTGGCCGGTGCCGGCATCGGCCTGCAGGTCGGCAACCTGATCCTCATGGGCCTGGGGCTGTCTGCCATTGCCGAGTATTTTTACCAGGGCCTGCCGGCCTGCCTGTCGACCCTACAGCAAGGCATGGCCACCGCCTGGTTTGCCGAGGATGGCCTCAAGCCCGCTGGCCTGGACCCGACCGGCGGTTCGTCGGCGCAAGCCCAAGAGCGCGTCGAGCGCGCCGCGCGCCAACTGGCCCGCGGTCAGGAGCAACTGGTGTTGCTGCTGCTGACGGCCATTGTCACCTACCTGACCCGAGGGCAGCTGAAAGCAGGCATAGTCAGCAGTGCGGAAAGTATTGCCACACGCAGCGCCCGACTGCAGGCCGAAATATCCAACAAACAGTTGGCAGCATGGCTGGCGAAGAACGAGCAGAAGCTGCTGGCGAACCCGGAGCTGCAGGTCAAGGAGGCGACTCCGCTCAAGCCGGCGGAGCCGGAAACACTGCGGGAGTTCTACAGCAAGCAGGACCCGAATTTCACCTCGATGGAAGACCAGATCAAGAAGGTCAGCACTTTCGAGACCAAGGGTCTGTCGAACGCCCAGATCGAAGACTTCCTCAACACAGCAGACGGCGAGAAGCTGCTGAGCAAGCTGCAGGCCGCAGCCCCGGATGCCGATGCCACCACCATCTACTCGCGTGCGTTCGACCAGGTGGCGTCCGGGTCGACCATCCCCGAGGTGAAGATGATCGACTCCGCACTGGTCAAGATCGTGCCTGAAGGGCAAGGCGTGTCACCCTATTCTCCTTTCTTCACCACCCATGAAGAGCTTCAGGCGGCGGCAAGGTCCGGCAAGACATTGGCTGACAGCTTTGGCTTGCCACTGGGCAGTGAATCGACACGGTATTCGATCTTTGAAATGTCACCGTTGCAGCCAACCGAGGTATTTGTGAGTAAAGTTGCACCTACTACCGAGCTGGGTGGCGCCATCTCACGCAGCGGCGAAGCGATGCAGTACCTCACGCCCAATCGCGGCGAATGGGGCACTCCGAAACTGATGGGCACCATCTCCAACTAG
- the tssI gene encoding type VI secretion system tip protein TssI/VgrG encodes MIMDLASALLSPQNRRLFKFHNLANPEQELLLETFKGVEALSRAFNYELLLVCEDSGVPLKSMMGQHVSIEIELAEGGPRYITGYLTRFASIGSDGGMARYTATLNPWFSMLKNRFDTRIFQGNTVEEVVTEVFALCPAFSRHEFRLTRPQKRYTYITQYRETDFNFVQRLLEEEGMFYYFEHTAEGHTMIICDDSSTLVDIPEQPQIRFHSASVTETADSITQWSGNRQLQSGKMATQTFDYRQPNNRLPVAMNSVNKQGDVENFEIYDFPGQYTHGTYDEGETLLRLRIEALELRGKKFEGASNCRAMKPGYTFELLQHYSHDQGAVEDRQFLLMSVESEGHNNYLSGQQASYYNTFTCVRKKIPFRPQLSTPRPTIAGPQTAIIVGPPGEEIFTDELGRVKIQFHWDRKGQHNDHSSCWVRVAQSGASGGFGSIQIPRVGDEVVVVFLDGNPDRPLIMGSLYNSTNTPPWSLPANKTQSGFLTRSMKGDGGTANFFRFEDKAGAEQIIMHAERNMDTEIELDETHDVGNNRAITVGGTHTETVKKDTVVKVTEGSYTLQVDNQFIQVAAKQHIILQVGDSSITLTPEGIEIKGKVITTTSSDITKITGAPVRIND; translated from the coding sequence ATGATCATGGACCTGGCCTCCGCGCTGCTGTCGCCGCAGAACCGCCGCCTGTTCAAGTTTCACAACCTGGCCAACCCCGAGCAGGAACTGCTGCTGGAAACCTTCAAGGGCGTCGAGGCCCTGTCGCGGGCGTTCAACTACGAACTGCTGCTGGTCTGCGAAGATTCCGGTGTACCGCTCAAGTCCATGATGGGCCAGCACGTCAGCATCGAGATCGAGCTGGCCGAGGGCGGCCCACGCTACATCACCGGCTACCTCACGCGCTTTGCCAGCATCGGCAGCGACGGTGGCATGGCGCGTTACACCGCCACCCTCAACCCATGGTTCTCGATGCTCAAGAACCGCTTCGACACGCGGATTTTCCAGGGCAACACGGTCGAGGAAGTGGTCACGGAGGTGTTCGCCCTGTGCCCGGCGTTCTCCCGCCACGAATTCCGCCTGACCCGCCCGCAGAAGCGCTACACCTACATCACCCAATACCGCGAAACCGACTTCAACTTCGTCCAGCGCCTGCTGGAGGAGGAGGGGATGTTCTACTACTTCGAGCACACCGCCGAAGGCCACACCATGATCATCTGCGATGATTCCAGCACCCTGGTGGACATCCCCGAACAACCGCAGATCCGCTTCCACAGCGCTTCGGTCACCGAGACCGCCGACTCCATCACCCAATGGAGCGGCAACCGCCAGTTGCAGTCCGGCAAGATGGCCACGCAGACCTTCGACTACCGCCAGCCCAACAACCGCCTGCCGGTGGCGATGAACAGCGTGAACAAGCAGGGCGACGTGGAAAACTTCGAAATCTACGACTTCCCCGGCCAGTACACCCACGGCACCTACGACGAAGGCGAAACCTTGCTGCGCCTGCGCATCGAGGCATTGGAGCTGCGTGGCAAGAAGTTCGAAGGCGCCAGTAACTGTCGGGCCATGAAGCCCGGTTATACCTTCGAGCTGCTGCAGCACTACAGCCACGACCAGGGCGCCGTCGAAGACCGCCAGTTCCTGCTGATGAGCGTGGAAAGCGAAGGCCACAACAACTACCTCAGCGGCCAGCAGGCCAGCTACTACAACACCTTCACCTGCGTGCGTAAAAAAATCCCGTTCCGCCCGCAGCTGAGCACGCCCAGGCCGACCATTGCCGGCCCGCAGACCGCCATCATCGTCGGCCCACCGGGTGAGGAGATTTTCACCGACGAACTGGGCCGAGTGAAGATCCAGTTCCACTGGGACCGCAAGGGCCAGCACAACGACCACAGTTCGTGCTGGGTGCGCGTCGCCCAGTCCGGTGCCAGCGGCGGCTTCGGCAGCATCCAGATCCCGCGGGTGGGTGACGAAGTGGTGGTGGTGTTCCTCGATGGCAACCCGGATCGCCCATTGATCATGGGCAGTCTGTACAACAGCACCAACACCCCGCCATGGTCGCTGCCGGCGAACAAGACCCAGAGCGGTTTCCTGACCCGCTCGATGAAGGGCGACGGCGGTACCGCCAACTTCTTCCGCTTCGAGGACAAGGCCGGCGCCGAGCAGATCATCATGCATGCCGAGCGCAACATGGATACCGAGATCGAGCTCGATGAGACCCATGATGTGGGCAACAACCGCGCGATCACGGTTGGCGGCACGCACACCGAGACGGTAAAGAAAGACACCGTGGTGAAAGTGACCGAGGGCTCCTACACCCTGCAGGTCGACAACCAGTTCATCCAGGTGGCGGCCAAGCAGCACATCATTCTGCAGGTCGGCGACAGCAGCATCACGCTGACCCCGGAAGGCATCGAAATCAAGGGCAAGGTCATTACCACGACCAGCTCCGACATCACCAAGATCACAGGCGCCCCGGTGCGGATCAACGACTGA
- a CDS encoding DcrB-related protein, whose protein sequence is MDYQLQEGGIVLPEGFQDRTVNMFVLGASVPAPLSITVSRDNLLPGEALKAYVERQVKMLSSKLRSYSLMGTKAVTLSSTAPIEGLQIDAYYMNEGRPFYQRQAAFLLTPERALIFSTTAQADFSPQQNQDWQNLLASFQPSTNGGATTEPSEQE, encoded by the coding sequence ATGGACTATCAACTGCAGGAAGGTGGAATCGTGCTGCCTGAAGGCTTCCAGGACCGCACCGTCAACATGTTCGTACTGGGTGCCAGTGTTCCTGCCCCCTTGAGCATCACGGTTTCCAGGGACAATCTGCTGCCGGGTGAAGCGTTGAAAGCCTACGTCGAGCGGCAGGTGAAGATGCTTTCGTCCAAGCTGCGCAGCTACTCGCTCATGGGGACCAAAGCCGTCACCCTGTCGAGCACAGCGCCCATCGAGGGCCTGCAGATCGATGCTTACTACATGAATGAAGGCCGCCCGTTCTACCAGCGTCAGGCCGCGTTTCTGCTGACGCCTGAACGCGCACTGATTTTCTCCACAACCGCCCAGGCAGACTTCAGCCCTCAGCAGAATCAGGACTGGCAGAACCTGCTGGCGAGCTTCCAGCCCAGTACGAACGGTGGAGCGACTACCGAGCCAAGCGAACAGGAGTAA
- a CDS encoding RHS repeat-associated core domain-containing protein, whose protein sequence is MFEAARFGDEISHTSALGGFLLGAALGIALVATVAIATFTCGFGVALLAGMAAGIGGSLLTAAGEAWGRSRSSPSGTIATASPNVFINSLKAARVEKSIGACDKHPGPVKIAEGSTNVFINSVAAARKGDKLTCGASISGGSDNVFIGGGTYQYLPVDDEVPQWLRTTVDVLMAIAGAAGGIAQLIKAGTQAGMKAIMPCALKFTAGFVAGEVASRYVVEPVARRAIGGLVGNPVDLTTGRKLIPDEIDFSLPGLMPIEWSRFYASDLTVDSVLGRGWVLPWEQSLRRQGSFIYLTDNQGREVPFVTLQPGERIYNPHEQVYLVCTEGGHYLLQTLDNLFFYFGEVPDTNTEVPLQRIENALAHFLHFTRTPDGTLTDISATGGTRVHLHYDNPLGRLTDIKRVVNNQAVETLTQYRYDEHGQLSAVINRNGDTVRNFSYAEGLMVTHSNALGLGCHYRWETLGDKPRVVEHWTSDGEHYHFRYDLDARTSWATDVLGRELEVQYNADHRVIASRDYGGERYAIELDGQGNMVGLSLPDGNRLAFQYDEFARLLEETDPLGRKIQYEYHHLTTLVTQVSYPDGSTWRARYDDKGNLLAEFDALGQMTEYLNSDDGLPHTIIDATYKSKYLWWNTLAQVERYQDCSGKSTYYRYDERQHLVAVTDALNQTTTLERKPDGEVLRITHPDGTKETFSYNVYGQVLSHTDGKGQTTRLMRTARGLPSSREDAKGQRVRYEYDKAIRLTALVNENNATYSFAYDVSDRLSEEVRVDNLTRRFSYNVGGHLTRLDEIGYGENAERPERRTLFERDSIGRLIGKLNRDAQQQFTYDDGDRLLSIERHPSGIGKQLGVTEEKLAYTYDVLGRLTQEITPDGTLGYEYDPLSNLTTLTLPDGRKVNHLYYGSGHLHQLNLDGQVISDMERDDLHREVYRTQGKLTSCFGYDAMGRKAWQFASTLPADKLSQVHNTGINTSLLVEHAYNPIHRRYQYDPAGELVRTLDKLRGEIKYEYEANGQLRSRDTGSLVGSEEFRYDAAANRLDFNARQFDKVKDNRIKQWRDQEYRYDPWGNLIEKRSGHSKLQYFAYDCENRLVKAETYVGGRLESTGQYRYDSLGRRVAKQAEINGEVEQKRFLWQGLRMLREETPGRSTLYLYEPVSYAPLARVDQAEGEEQKLYYFHTDQIGTPLELTDSEGMIVWQAIYRSWGSVDQLIISEVDQNLRFQGQYFDDETDLHYNTFRYYDAQSGRFFSQDPVGLLGGANLYRYTPNPCTWIDPWGWAYKGVDFTGSPDLFPVSGNQKNIVTITMQGSRGRDFTQAFKEAGIKASNPAVDDYTWHHVDDFDPKTGKTTMQLVKTSAHEATFPHGGSVSQYEKHFGLRSGRYGKPESIAVAQDKGWLKGRAPKTNTGTC, encoded by the coding sequence ATGTTCGAAGCGGCCAGGTTCGGCGACGAAATTTCGCATACCAGCGCGCTCGGAGGGTTCCTGCTGGGAGCCGCCTTGGGTATCGCGCTGGTAGCCACGGTGGCCATCGCCACCTTCACCTGTGGGTTCGGTGTCGCACTGCTGGCGGGTATGGCAGCAGGTATTGGCGGCAGCCTGCTCACGGCTGCAGGGGAGGCGTGGGGGCGAAGTAGGTCGTCCCCCTCAGGTACGATAGCCACCGCGTCACCCAATGTGTTCATCAACAGCCTCAAAGCCGCACGCGTCGAGAAAAGCATCGGCGCCTGCGACAAGCACCCCGGGCCGGTGAAGATCGCCGAAGGCTCGACCAACGTCTTCATCAACAGCGTGGCGGCTGCGCGCAAAGGCGACAAGCTGACCTGTGGTGCGAGCATTTCCGGTGGTTCGGACAATGTGTTCATTGGTGGTGGTACCTACCAGTACCTACCGGTGGACGACGAAGTCCCGCAATGGCTGCGCACCACCGTGGATGTACTGATGGCCATCGCCGGTGCCGCCGGTGGTATCGCCCAGTTGATCAAGGCCGGCACCCAGGCCGGCATGAAAGCGATCATGCCCTGCGCCCTGAAATTCACTGCAGGCTTCGTTGCGGGGGAGGTGGCAAGCCGCTATGTGGTCGAGCCCGTGGCTCGCAGAGCCATTGGCGGCCTCGTCGGCAACCCGGTCGACCTCACCACCGGGCGCAAACTGATCCCTGATGAAATCGACTTCAGCCTGCCCGGCCTGATGCCCATCGAATGGTCGCGCTTCTACGCCAGCGACCTCACCGTCGACAGCGTGCTCGGCCGCGGCTGGGTGCTGCCCTGGGAACAAAGCCTGCGCCGCCAGGGCTCATTCATCTACCTCACCGACAACCAGGGCCGCGAGGTCCCATTCGTGACCCTGCAACCGGGCGAGCGCATCTACAACCCGCACGAGCAGGTGTACCTGGTCTGCACCGAAGGCGGTCACTACCTGCTGCAGACCCTCGATAACCTGTTCTTCTACTTCGGCGAAGTCCCCGACACCAATACCGAAGTGCCGCTGCAGCGCATCGAAAACGCCCTCGCCCACTTCCTGCACTTCACCCGCACGCCCGACGGCACCCTGACCGACATCAGCGCCACCGGCGGCACCCGCGTGCACCTGCACTACGACAACCCACTGGGTCGCCTGACCGACATCAAGCGCGTGGTCAACAACCAGGCCGTCGAAACCCTCACCCAGTACCGTTACGACGAACATGGCCAGCTGAGCGCGGTGATCAACCGCAACGGCGACACCGTGCGCAACTTCAGCTACGCCGAAGGCCTGATGGTGACCCACAGCAACGCCCTGGGCCTGGGCTGCCACTACCGCTGGGAAACCCTCGGCGATAAACCGCGCGTGGTCGAGCACTGGACCAGCGATGGCGAGCACTACCACTTCCGCTACGACCTCGACGCCCGCACCAGCTGGGCCACCGACGTTCTCGGCCGCGAGCTGGAAGTGCAGTACAACGCCGATCACCGCGTGATCGCCAGCCGTGACTACGGTGGTGAACGTTACGCCATCGAGCTGGACGGGCAGGGCAACATGGTCGGCCTGAGCCTGCCGGACGGCAACCGGCTCGCGTTCCAGTACGACGAGTTCGCCCGCCTGCTCGAAGAAACCGACCCGCTCGGGCGCAAGATCCAGTACGAGTACCACCACCTGACCACGCTGGTGACCCAGGTCAGCTATCCGGACGGCAGCACCTGGCGAGCGCGCTACGACGACAAGGGCAACCTGCTCGCCGAGTTCGATGCCCTCGGCCAGATGACCGAGTACCTCAACAGCGACGACGGCCTGCCGCACACCATCATCGATGCGACCTACAAGTCCAAGTACCTGTGGTGGAACACCCTGGCCCAGGTCGAGCGCTATCAGGATTGCTCGGGCAAGAGCACTTACTACCGCTACGACGAGCGTCAGCACCTGGTAGCGGTGACCGATGCGCTGAACCAGACCACCACCCTGGAGCGCAAACCGGACGGTGAGGTGCTGCGCATCACTCATCCGGACGGCACCAAGGAAACCTTCAGCTACAACGTCTACGGCCAGGTGCTCAGCCACACCGACGGCAAGGGCCAGACCACTCGCCTGATGCGCACCGCCCGTGGCCTGCCCAGCAGCCGCGAAGATGCCAAGGGCCAGCGGGTGCGGTACGAGTACGACAAGGCCATTCGCCTGACCGCGCTGGTCAACGAGAACAATGCGACGTACAGCTTTGCCTACGACGTGTCGGATCGCCTGAGCGAGGAAGTGCGGGTGGACAACCTGACCCGGCGCTTCAGCTACAACGTCGGTGGCCACCTGACCCGACTGGATGAAATCGGCTACGGCGAAAATGCCGAGCGGCCCGAGCGGCGCACCCTGTTCGAGCGCGACAGCATTGGTCGTTTGATTGGCAAGCTGAACCGCGATGCACAGCAGCAGTTCACCTACGACGATGGCGACCGGCTGCTGAGTATCGAGCGGCACCCGAGCGGAATCGGCAAGCAGCTTGGGGTGACCGAGGAAAAGCTGGCGTACACCTACGATGTGCTGGGGCGGCTGACGCAAGAAATCACGCCCGATGGCACGCTGGGCTACGAGTACGATCCGCTCAGCAACCTGACCACGCTGACATTGCCAGATGGCCGCAAGGTCAACCACCTGTACTACGGCAGCGGGCACCTTCATCAGCTGAACCTCGATGGCCAGGTCATCAGCGACATGGAGCGTGATGACCTGCACCGCGAGGTCTACCGCACCCAGGGCAAGCTCACCAGTTGCTTCGGCTACGACGCGATGGGACGCAAGGCTTGGCAGTTTGCTTCGACCTTGCCCGCCGACAAGCTGTCGCAGGTGCACAACACCGGCATCAATACGTCGCTGCTGGTGGAGCATGCCTACAACCCGATTCACCGCCGCTACCAGTACGATCCGGCCGGAGAACTGGTGCGCACCCTCGACAAGTTGCGTGGCGAGATCAAGTACGAGTACGAAGCCAACGGGCAGTTGCGTAGCCGTGATACCGGCTCGCTGGTAGGCAGTGAAGAGTTTCGCTACGACGCGGCGGCCAACCGCCTGGACTTCAACGCCCGGCAGTTTGACAAGGTCAAGGACAACCGGATCAAGCAGTGGCGCGATCAGGAATACCGCTATGACCCGTGGGGCAACCTGATCGAGAAGCGCTCGGGGCACAGCAAGCTGCAGTACTTCGCCTATGACTGCGAGAACCGGCTGGTTAAAGCTGAAACGTATGTCGGTGGCAGACTGGAGAGCACCGGGCAGTACCGTTATGACAGTTTGGGGCGGCGAGTCGCCAAGCAAGCCGAAATCAACGGTGAGGTGGAGCAGAAGCGCTTCCTCTGGCAAGGCTTGAGGATGCTGCGCGAGGAGACACCTGGGCGGAGCACCTTGTACCTGTATGAGCCGGTTAGCTATGCACCATTGGCGCGGGTTGATCAGGCAGAAGGGGAAGAGCAGAAGCTTTACTACTTTCACACGGATCAGATTGGTACGCCGCTGGAGCTGACTGACAGCGAAGGCATGATCGTTTGGCAGGCCATTTATCGCTCGTGGGGTTCGGTCGATCAGCTAATCATTAGTGAAGTCGACCAAAATCTACGCTTCCAAGGCCAGTACTTTGATGACGAAACGGACCTGCATTATAATACTTTCAGATATTATGATGCTCAGAGTGGCCGTTTCTTTAGCCAAGATCCTGTAGGGTTGTTGGGGGGTGCAAATCTTTATCGTTATACACCAAATCCATGCACATGGATTGATCCGTGGGGGTGGGCATATAAAGGTGTCGATTTTACTGGTTCCCCAGACTTGTTCCCAGTATCCGGAAATCAAAAAAACATCGTGACCATAACTATGCAGGGCTCCAGAGGGCGGGACTTTACTCAAGCATTCAAAGAGGCTGGCATTAAAGCTTCTAATCCTGCCGTCGATGATTATACATGGCACCACGTGGATGACTTCGATCCCAAGACAGGGAAGACGACTATGCAGCTTGTTAAGACATCGGCACATGAAGCAACTTTCCCGCATGGTGGGTCTGTGTCTCAATATGAAAAGCATTTCGGATTGCGCTCGGGACGTTATGGTAAGCCAGAGTCGATTGCTGTTGCTCAAGATAAAGGATGGCTTAAAGGCCGTGCTCCAAAAACTAATACCGGAACATGCTGA
- a CDS encoding SMI1/KNR4 family protein, translating into MSIKLSRSEPAIDARDVEALEIQISTQLPESFRQFFLTQNGGVSNRDWWDGDGENEAIRLKRFKAIARSGAQDASDTKYLGGCYTAMTKRQVIPATLLPFAIDDGGNFFCLDLADGCVCFYATDSFDSDLTVTENQVNAYRWLAGTFDDFVSGLKNESDVDL; encoded by the coding sequence ATGTCGATAAAGTTGTCTAGGTCTGAGCCAGCGATTGATGCTCGTGATGTCGAAGCACTTGAAATTCAGATCTCCACTCAGTTGCCTGAGTCATTCAGGCAGTTTTTTTTGACGCAGAATGGTGGCGTATCTAATAGAGATTGGTGGGATGGTGATGGCGAAAACGAAGCGATTCGGCTGAAAAGGTTTAAAGCTATTGCCCGGTCTGGTGCTCAAGATGCTTCTGATACAAAGTATCTAGGGGGGTGCTACACCGCAATGACGAAGCGGCAAGTTATACCTGCTACTTTACTTCCATTTGCAATTGATGATGGCGGTAATTTTTTCTGCCTTGATTTGGCCGATGGGTGCGTATGTTTTTATGCAACCGATTCTTTTGACTCTGATTTGACTGTAACTGAAAATCAGGTGAATGCTTATCGTTGGCTTGCTGGGACATTTGATGATTTTGTGTCAGGCCTGAAGAATGAATCGGACGTAGATTTGTGA
- a CDS encoding DUF6386 family protein: MVGEFTVVTDTATLAIFDMQAIRHRVADTFDWWSIQSDEILEVNAGNIAFLNLGEDGKYQVKIVDQLEAPSGGVYLKVPSGRVFIGAGEDTSGGGLEPDGSDSVQGEFYDVEAGNYLMSYKVEGEAICLAFSPSSKSTNTFTDSVRLVI; this comes from the coding sequence ATGGTTGGCGAATTTACTGTGGTAACTGACACTGCGACACTGGCAATTTTTGATATGCAAGCAATACGCCATCGGGTTGCTGATACCTTTGATTGGTGGAGTATTCAAAGTGATGAAATTCTTGAGGTGAATGCGGGTAATATTGCTTTTCTCAATTTGGGTGAGGACGGTAAATATCAGGTGAAAATCGTAGACCAATTGGAGGCGCCGAGCGGCGGTGTTTATTTGAAGGTGCCTTCCGGTCGGGTTTTCATAGGCGCCGGAGAAGATACTTCGGGAGGGGGTTTAGAACCGGATGGTTCAGATTCAGTTCAAGGTGAGTTTTATGATGTTGAGGCTGGTAACTACTTAATGAGCTATAAGGTTGAGGGCGAGGCAATATGCTTGGCATTCTCGCCATCTAGTAAGTCTACTAACACTTTCACTGATTCTGTAAGACTTGTTATTTAA
- a CDS encoding DUF1963 domain-containing protein, with the protein MKVNKLVSVSGSGPFIFGGDSAFLMDWPKNPDGQDLLLLFTVDCKSAQQYLKRSDLPSEGFLHVFSTYDSDEYFIDSITADEVQQNKGIASYTYVVHTDATHSIKSPRPSMPLRFASFEECIIDDDELSVSSLFALIAPAGALIPEALSDNYNFLCQVYSSDFPAPFQDALYMTDGVGYLLINKHVGNGKSDGCFFVQVA; encoded by the coding sequence ATGAAAGTTAACAAATTAGTCTCGGTTTCAGGCAGTGGGCCATTTATCTTTGGTGGTGATAGCGCTTTTCTAATGGATTGGCCAAAAAACCCAGATGGCCAGGATTTGTTGCTTTTGTTTACTGTTGACTGTAAGTCTGCGCAGCAGTACTTAAAAAGGTCGGACCTTCCCTCTGAAGGTTTTTTGCATGTATTCTCCACATATGATTCGGACGAATATTTCATTGATTCGATTACCGCCGATGAGGTGCAGCAAAATAAAGGAATAGCTTCATATACTTACGTTGTTCATACTGACGCTACTCATTCAATTAAATCGCCTCGGCCATCAATGCCTCTTCGGTTTGCAAGTTTTGAAGAGTGCATAATTGATGATGATGAGCTATCGGTTTCTTCATTGTTCGCCCTTATTGCTCCAGCGGGTGCGCTTATACCTGAGGCGCTTTCTGATAATTACAATTTTTTATGTCAAGTGTATTCTTCTGATTTTCCTGCTCCCTTCCAGGATGCGCTTTATATGACGGATGGGGTTGGGTATTTACTTATCAATAAGCATGTCGGTAATGGCAAGAGTGATGGCTGCTTCTTTGTGCAGGTTGCTTAG
- a CDS encoding imm11 family protein yields the protein MRNSKYYVMRYCSQDSGCPIVLSGFFNCDEFEWDSFELNPMALNIENRYSLELSGLEMSLGDLDFDYYQLGEAFVSKKFLGVCDKLGAKYKAIPLEISFKGGSRKDEFFIFLPGESLAALDKAKSVFEVSKDMESGVEIESPIYPGSVSIDSIKKFVISPALDADIFRCQETLELFCSDRFKSAAGDLKGLAFEGVDEHYAYDAWAELNDI from the coding sequence GTGAGAAATTCCAAATATTACGTTATGCGATACTGTTCGCAGGATAGTGGCTGTCCTATTGTATTGTCGGGCTTTTTCAATTGTGATGAGTTTGAGTGGGATTCTTTCGAGCTCAATCCGATGGCGCTAAACATAGAGAACAGATATTCTTTAGAGCTGTCTGGTTTGGAAATGTCGCTTGGTGATCTGGATTTTGACTATTACCAGTTGGGTGAGGCTTTTGTCTCCAAAAAGTTTTTAGGTGTCTGCGATAAGCTGGGAGCAAAGTATAAGGCTATCCCATTGGAAATTTCCTTTAAGGGGGGTTCTCGGAAAGATGAGTTTTTCATATTTCTTCCTGGTGAAAGCCTGGCGGCATTAGATAAAGCCAAGTCGGTATTCGAAGTATCTAAAGACATGGAGAGCGGCGTCGAAATTGAAAGTCCGATTTATCCAGGCTCTGTGAGTATTGATAGTATTAAGAAATTTGTCATCTCTCCAGCGCTGGATGCGGATATTTTTAGATGTCAGGAAACTTTAGAATTATTCTGCAGTGACAGGTTTAAGTCTGCTGCAGGCGATTTGAAGGGTCTTGCATTTGAGGGTGTTGATGAGCATTATGCATACGACGCTTGGGCAGAATTAAATGATATTTGA
- the arfB gene encoding alternative ribosome rescue aminoacyl-tRNA hydrolase ArfB codes for MLTISNNVHLPDADIELTYIRAQGAGGQNVNKVSSAVHLRFDIRASSLPEFYKERLLALRDSRITGDGVLIIKAQQYRTQEQNRTDALARLAELIIAAGKTEKKRRPTKPTLGSKTRRLEGKARRSTVKAGRGKVEF; via the coding sequence ATGCTGACCATCTCCAACAACGTGCATCTGCCAGACGCCGACATCGAACTGACCTACATCCGCGCGCAAGGCGCAGGTGGTCAGAACGTCAACAAGGTGTCCAGCGCCGTGCACCTGCGCTTCGACATTCGCGCCTCGTCGCTGCCCGAGTTTTACAAGGAGCGATTGCTGGCACTGCGTGACAGTCGCATCACCGGCGACGGCGTGTTGATCATCAAGGCCCAGCAGTACCGCACCCAGGAGCAGAACCGCACTGACGCACTGGCGCGTCTTGCCGAGTTGATCATCGCTGCCGGCAAGACCGAGAAAAAGCGCCGCCCCACCAAGCCTACCCTCGGCTCGAAGACCCGCCGCCTCGAAGGCAAAGCCAGGCGCAGCACGGTCAAGGCGGGGCGGGGCAAGGTGGAGTTCTAG